The sequence TCCATCCTCTTTTTCAGCCCACCGCGCCGAATAGATACCCGGGGCACCCTCAAGAGCATCAACGCATAAACCAGAGTCATCAGCCAGGCAGGGTAACTGGCAAGCTTTCATGATTTCGGTTGCTTTTAAAATGGAATTTTCTACGAAAGTTAAACCTGTCTCTTCGGGTTCTGGAATATTAAGATCCGTTGCCGAGATGAGTTTTAACTCAAATCCGTCGAGAAGCTTTTGAATTTCTCTAATTTTACCTTGATTATGGCTGGCTATAACCAGTGTATCGCCTTTATGTAACATTAGATTTTTAAAACTTGTTTTTGTAGAGCAATTAATTCATGAATGCCAGAGCGCGCCAATTGCAACATATTTGTAAACTCTTTATCACTAAAAGGGATTTTTTCAGCTGTTGCTTGAATTTCAACCAGTTGGCCACTGCCAGTCATAATAAAGTTTGCATCGACATCAGCGTTTGAGTCTTCAATGTAATCCAGATCTAAAAGACCTTCCCCCTTAGAAATCCCACAGGAAATTGCGGCAACTTGGTCAATAATTGGTAATGCCTTTAATGCTTTTTTATCAACAAGCCTTTGCAAAGCCTGGTGCATGGCAACATAGGCCCCGGTAATGCTTGCTGTCCGTGTGCCGCCATCAGCTTGAATGACGTCACAGTCAATTTTAATTTGTCGTTCACCCAAAGCCCGGAGATCAATGACAGAGCGCAACGCTCGACCAATCAACCGTTGAATTTCTTGAGTCCGTCCTGTTTGCTTGCCTTTAGCAGCTTCACGGTCAACCCGATCATGGGTGGCGCGGGGCAACATCCCATATTCAGCGGTAATCCATCCGGAGCCGGTGTTGCGTAAAAAGGGTGGAACTTTCTCTTCGACGGTGGCGGTACAAATCACATGAGTGTCCCCAAATTTAACAAAGCAGGATCCTTCGGCGTGCTTGGAGAACCCTGGGCCCAAAAAAACTGAGCGTAATTCATTTGGCTTTCTTTTGTCATGACGCATTTTCGTGTATACTATCCTTAAACGTAATTGAGTTTTTTTAGTTTTACACTAACTTACCATTTGTGAAAAGTTGAAAGTTACCATGACATCCATCCGAGACTTAAATGAGAGATCTCTTGAAATCTTTAAAGAACTTGTTGATGCCTTTATGGAAACAGGCGAACCCGTCGGTTCTCGCACCTTATCGCGGCGCTTAACGACTAGCTTGTCACCGGCGACAATTCGCAATGTGATGGCAGATTTAGAGGAAGCTGGGTTGCTCTATGCACCTCATACCTCAGCCGGTCGCCTGCCAACCGAGGAAGGATTAAAACTTTTCGTGCATGGTTTATTGCAGATTGGGGATATTGGCGACAAGGAGCGGGAAGAGCTGGAGCGACGGTGTCATACTAAGGGGCGAAACCTGAATGATATCTTAGAAAATGCCACATCCGTTCTTTCAGGATTGTCTCAATGTGCTGGCCTTGTCATGGCCCCTAAAACAGAATCTCCCCTCAAACACATTGAATTTGTACCCCTTAGCCCGACGCGGGCTTTGGTGGTGACGATCACTCAAGAGGGGCTGGTGGAAAATCGCGTCTTAGAATTTCCCGAAGGTATCCCCCCCTCGATTTTAGTCGAAGCCACCAATTACTTGAACGCCTATATGGTTGGCCATACTTTATCTGAAGCTCGACAAATTATTAATCGGGAATTGGTGAAGGACAAACAACAACTTAATGCTTTGTCACGCAAGATTGTCGCCGATGGTGTTGCTGTTTGGAGTGGCGAAGAAAGCTCTGGATCTCTCATCATTAAAGGTCAGGCAAATTTATTAAATAATGTGACTGTCGTTGAGGAAATTGACCAAATTCGCAATTTGTTTAATATGCTAGATACCAAAGAAAATTTGAAAAACATCTTGGATGCCTCTGTCCAAGCCGAGGGGGTTCAGATTTTTATTGGGGCAGAAAGCCCTCTATTCTCTCAATCGGGATGTTCGATGGTCATTGCTCCTTATCGGGGAACTCATGAACGGATCATTGGCGCCATCGGCGTGGTCGGTCCCTCACGAATGAACTATGGCCGCGTCATCCCCTTAGTGGATTACACGGCCAAATTAGTTAGTCGATTGTTAGGTTAGGTTTAGAAGCATAAACCTTATTTTTTACCCCCTGCTGGAGGGTTTTTTATTCCTGTCGCTTGCGAGGCT is a genomic window of Candidatus Paracaedibacter acanthamoebae containing:
- the hrcA gene encoding heat-inducible transcriptional repressor HrcA, which gives rise to MTSIRDLNERSLEIFKELVDAFMETGEPVGSRTLSRRLTTSLSPATIRNVMADLEEAGLLYAPHTSAGRLPTEEGLKLFVHGLLQIGDIGDKEREELERRCHTKGRNLNDILENATSVLSGLSQCAGLVMAPKTESPLKHIEFVPLSPTRALVVTITQEGLVENRVLEFPEGIPPSILVEATNYLNAYMVGHTLSEARQIINRELVKDKQQLNALSRKIVADGVAVWSGEESSGSLIIKGQANLLNNVTVVEEIDQIRNLFNMLDTKENLKNILDASVQAEGVQIFIGAESPLFSQSGCSMVIAPYRGTHERIIGAIGVVGPSRMNYGRVIPLVDYTAKLVSRLLG
- the rph gene encoding ribonuclease PH, giving the protein MRHDKRKPNELRSVFLGPGFSKHAEGSCFVKFGDTHVICTATVEEKVPPFLRNTGSGWITAEYGMLPRATHDRVDREAAKGKQTGRTQEIQRLIGRALRSVIDLRALGERQIKIDCDVIQADGGTRTASITGAYVAMHQALQRLVDKKALKALPIIDQVAAISCGISKGEGLLDLDYIEDSNADVDANFIMTGSGQLVEIQATAEKIPFSDKEFTNMLQLARSGIHELIALQKQVLKI